The Atribacter laminatus genome contains the following window.
GGGATCGACCAGCAAGAGTCCCCGTTGGGCAATCGCCTACAAGTTCGAAGCAACAACTGAGATGACCAGAATCCTTAACATCGAAGTAAATGTAGGACGGACGGGAACACTTACTCCGGTTGCCGTATTAGAACCGGTTAATATCGGGGGAGTTACCGTTAAGCGAGCTACCCTTCATAATGAAGACGAATTAAAGAGGAAAGATGTCCGAATAGGTGATTGGGTTTTGGTCGGTCGAGCCGGAGACGTCATCCCCGAAGTGGTTCGGGTTATTTCAGAACAAAGAACCGGTTCGGAAATTATTTTTCAAATGCCCTCAACCTGTCCAGCCTGTCATGCTCCAGTGAAAAGAGAAATCGGAGAGGCCGCTTGGAAATGCGTCAATATAAACTGTCCGGCTCAGCGAAAGGAGAAAATTAATCACTGGGCTTCACGGGATGCGATGGATATTGAAGGACTGGGGGAAAAATTAGTCAGCCAACTTATTGAGACCGGTTTAGTTCAATCCATTTCCGATCTCTATCGCTTGAAAATCGAGGAATTAATTGATTTGGAACGAATGGGACCGAAATCGGCAGAAAACCTGATTAAAGCCATCGGTCAGTCTAAAACGAGAGAATTAGCTCGTTTCGTCTATGCTCTGGGAATTCCTTTTGTTGGTTCCCATGTTGCCCAGATTCTCACCAATCATTTCTCCTCATTAGATCAGATTATTAAAGCGTCAGAGGAACAATTTCTAATCATAGATGGAATCGGGCCTACAGTTTCTCAATCGATACTCAATTTCTTTTCTATTTCCGAAAACCTTCATTTGATCAAGGAATTAAAAGCTCTTGGGGTCCATCCTACCCAGAAAAAAAAGGAAAAATCGGTAAAACCCCAAGAATTTTTTCAGGGAAAAACTTTCCTTTTTACCGGAACTCTCAGCCATTTTTCTCGTAAAGAAGCCGAGGATCTGGTGGTTTCTCGAGGAGGAAAAGTTGTTAAAGCTATTTCTTCTCAGGTGAATTATCTAATAGTGGGAGAACAACCGGGTTCAAAACGGGAACAAGCGATAAAAAAAAACATTCCTCTTTTAACTGAATCAGAGTTCGAGGAGAAAATTCAATCGGATTTTTGAAAAGAGGAAAGCTTTTCACTATAATAGTATGGTATTGTAAAAAAATAGCAACGTAATCAATGAGCGAATGCAAAAAATGATAATAGAATATACCCCCGCAGGAAAGGAGTGGGTCGATTGCCAGAGACAATTTCATTGTCGGAAATAAAAAAAGTCGTTGCTCTTGCTAAGCTGTCCATTCCCGATATCGATTTGGAACAGTTTTTTATAGAAATTAACAACATCCTTTCTCACTTTGACAAATTAAATCGCCTTGAACTCAAGGAGGTCTCGCCCACATCACATATCTCCTGGAGCCAACCACCATCTAATCCCGACGAGCCTCGGGAATGGATGGCAAAGGAAGAACTATTTTCCCAGGCACCAGACGTCATCGATCAGTATTTTATTGTGCCAAAAGTGGTTGACAAACAGGAGGAATAAAATGAACATCGATACTATTAAAAATTTTACTATAGATGATTATCAAAATGCCTATAAAAATAAAGAAATTTCCCCGACAGAAATAACCCAGCTTTTTCTAGATCGTATACGTCTTCTCGATCCTTCCCTCCGAGCTTTTCTAACCGTTGATGACAAGGGTGCCATGCAACGTGCTCAGGAGTTGGAAGAAAAAAAATTCGGAGAAGCCGATTTTCCCCCTCTCTATGGTATTCCCCTCGCTATTAAAGATAACATCTGCATCCAGGGACTACCGACTACTTGTGGATCGAGAATTCTCAGCAACTACCATTCACCTTTTAACGCAACCGCTGTTGAAAAAATAATAAAAGCTGGTGGTATTTTTTTGGGAAAAACCAACATGGACGAATTTGCCATGGGTTCTTCGACTGAAAATAGCGGTTTTGGGCCAACTCGAAATCCTTTCGATCCCAAACGAGTACCCGGGGGTTCGAGCGGGGGATCAGCTGCCAGCGTAGCTGCCCTGGAAGCACCATTGGCACTGGGCTCTGACACTGGTGGATCAGTCCGTCAACCTGCAGCTTTCTGTGGAATAGTGGGGCTGCGTCCTACCTATGGCCGGATCTCTCGTTATGGATTGATTAGTTTTGCTTCTTCTCTTGACCAAATTGGAACTCTCACTCGTAATGTCCAAGATAGTCTAGCGCTTTTTTCAGTGATCAGTGGTCAAGACAATCGTGACTCGACCTGTGCTCCTTATCCTCCTTTTTCTTCATCCGATTGCCTTCACGAGGATGAAATCAAAAAAATGAAGGTGGGAGTTGCCAAGGAATATTTCACCACCGGTGTAGATCCGGTTATTACCCAGCGAATTCAAGAAATCCTTAATATTCTCACCAAGGAAGGATTTGAAGTAGTAGAGGTTTCACTCCCCCATACTGATTACGCCTTGGAAGCTTATTATATTGTTGCACCGGCTGAAGCTTGTTCCAATTTAGCCCGTTATGACGGCGTTGCTTACGGTTATCGTTGCAATCAACCACTCAACCTTCAAGACCTCTATACTCGAACCAGAACCACCGGTTTTGGAAAAGAAGTACTTCGCCGGATTATTTTAGGAACCTATTGTTTAAGTTCTGGTTATTATGATGAATTCTACCTCAAAGGAATGCAGGTTCGCACTCTGGTGAAAAAGGACTTTGAAGAGAGTTTTGAGAAATGTGATATCCTTCTCGCTCCGGTTACGCCCAGCTTACCTTTTAAGTTTGGTGAAAAGAGCCACGATCCCTATCAAATGTACTTAGCTGATGTTTTTACCATTCCTTCAGCAATGGCAGGCATTCCAGCTCTTTCACTCAATTGTGGGTATCACCAACATCTTCCCATTGGGCTGCAGATCCTCGGAGCGCCCTTCCAGGAAGGAAAAATTTTGAGTTTTGCTTCCTTTTTAGAAAAAATTCTTTTGGTTCCACCTCCCGATATCGATTCACTTCATCCCAAAAAGGAGGTGCATTGATGAGTACTTGGCACATTACCATAGGCTTAGAAGTTCATTGTCAGCTTCTTACCCAGGCAAAACTCTTTTGCCAATGCGGAACCGATTACATTGGTAAATCACCGAACAGCCTCGTGTGTCCAGTTT
Protein-coding sequences here:
- the ligA gene encoding NAD-dependent DNA ligase LigA; protein product: MERDTIRQEIEKLREIIRQHDYRYYVLNQPTVTDDEYDALMRKLQELEKNYPEYLTADSPTQRVAGKPQDGFPPFLHFQPLLSLSNAVEEDDIREFDQRLQRLLNQNQAEYVVELKIDGLAINLRYEEGILTHGATRGDGTVGEDVTPNIRTIKTIPLRLLGDKIPQVIEIQGEIFMGKNAFNRLNQERIAKNEPPFANPRNAAAGSLRQLDPRMTATRELHLFVYGATLIESNLSPITHWELLMYLKELGFMVNPYIQLVSSIEEVIDIHRKWEKKRKQLEYEIDGLVIKLNSLPDRSRLGSTSKSPRWAIAYKFEATTEMTRILNIEVNVGRTGTLTPVAVLEPVNIGGVTVKRATLHNEDELKRKDVRIGDWVLVGRAGDVIPEVVRVISEQRTGSEIIFQMPSTCPACHAPVKREIGEAAWKCVNINCPAQRKEKINHWASRDAMDIEGLGEKLVSQLIETGLVQSISDLYRLKIEELIDLERMGPKSAENLIKAIGQSKTRELARFVYALGIPFVGSHVAQILTNHFSSLDQIIKASEEQFLIIDGIGPTVSQSILNFFSISENLHLIKELKALGVHPTQKKKEKSVKPQEFFQGKTFLFTGTLSHFSRKEAEDLVVSRGGKVVKAISSQVNYLIVGEQPGSKREQAIKKNIPLLTESEFEEKIQSDF
- the gatC gene encoding Asp-tRNA(Asn)/Glu-tRNA(Gln) amidotransferase subunit GatC, producing the protein MPETISLSEIKKVVALAKLSIPDIDLEQFFIEINNILSHFDKLNRLELKEVSPTSHISWSQPPSNPDEPREWMAKEELFSQAPDVIDQYFIVPKVVDKQEE
- the gatA gene encoding Asp-tRNA(Asn)/Glu-tRNA(Gln) amidotransferase subunit GatA: MNIDTIKNFTIDDYQNAYKNKEISPTEITQLFLDRIRLLDPSLRAFLTVDDKGAMQRAQELEEKKFGEADFPPLYGIPLAIKDNICIQGLPTTCGSRILSNYHSPFNATAVEKIIKAGGIFLGKTNMDEFAMGSSTENSGFGPTRNPFDPKRVPGGSSGGSAASVAALEAPLALGSDTGGSVRQPAAFCGIVGLRPTYGRISRYGLISFASSLDQIGTLTRNVQDSLALFSVISGQDNRDSTCAPYPPFSSSDCLHEDEIKKMKVGVAKEYFTTGVDPVITQRIQEILNILTKEGFEVVEVSLPHTDYALEAYYIVAPAEACSNLARYDGVAYGYRCNQPLNLQDLYTRTRTTGFGKEVLRRIILGTYCLSSGYYDEFYLKGMQVRTLVKKDFEESFEKCDILLAPVTPSLPFKFGEKSHDPYQMYLADVFTIPSAMAGIPALSLNCGYHQHLPIGLQILGAPFQEGKILSFASFLEKILLVPPPDIDSLHPKKEVH